The genomic interval ATTAATAAAGATGTAATCGGCACGCAATTATGTGGCTCACTTAAAAATGTAATTGCTATTGCTTGCGGTGTTGTTAAGGGCTTGGGCTGTGGTGAAAACACAAAAGCCTCAACAATTACACAAGGTGCGAAGGAGATTGCTCAGCTTGCTTTATATCTAGGCGGAAAAAGAAAAACAATGCTTGAACCCTGCGGAATTGGAGATTTAGTTCTTACTTGTAATAGTGAAAAATCTCGTAATTTTTCATTCGGCTTCGGTCTAGGTGCTGGTAAAACACCTAATGAACTTACTCAAAATAAGCCTCAAGTTGTTGAGGGTGTTGCAACTGCAAAATCGGTTTTTGATTTATGCAAAAAAATGAATATAAAATTAGAACTTTGCCAAATGATTTATCAAGTTGTGAATGGCAATGCTGAACCTAAAGAAATTTTGAGGTTGATTTAATGCTAAATAATTATTCAAAAAAAATTGCAATTTTAGGTGGTGGGCAATTAGGAATGATGCTCGCAAAAGATGCTAAAAAGCTAGGCTTTCAAACTATTTGCCTAACGCCGAAAACTAAAGAAAAACAACCTGCGGAATTTATCTGCGATAAAATTATTTTTGCAAATTATGATGATAATGAAGCCTTAAAAAAACTTGCTGAAGAAGCTGATTTTATTACTTATGAATTTGAAAATATTCCCTATAAGTCCATAGAGTTTCTTGAAAAAATTAAGCCAACTAATCCGCCTGCTCAAGCAATATTTACCGCACAAAATAGGCTTCGTGAAAGAAGTTTTTTTAGAGATAATAAGCTTCCAACTCATCGTTTTAGGCATTGTAAAAATCCGCAAGATATTTCAAATGCTTTTGATGAATTAAAAATTGAAAAAGCTATCTTAAAAACTTCTGATTATGGCTATGATGGCAAGGGGCAAGCTAGAGTTTCAAAGAATGATGATTTTACAAAAATCTGGCAAGAATTAAATTTCAATTCAATAATTTTAGAAGAATTTGTTGATTTTGATTTTGAAATTTCGGTTATTTTAGCTCGCAAAAATAATAATGAAATTGCAATTTTCCCGATAGGAAGAAACACTCACAGAGACGGGATTTTAAGAGTTTCAGAACTTCCAATAAATCTCTCAGAAAAAACAAAAAATCAAGCTGAACAAACTGCAATAAAAATTGCTGAATTGTTAAATTATGTTGGAGTTCTTGCAGTGGAATTTTTTGTTCTAAAAAATGGTGATATTTCAATCAATGAAATTGCACCCAGGGTTCATAATTCAGGGCATTGGACGCAAGATGGCTGTAATATCAGCCAATTTGAGCAACATATCAGGGCAATTTCTAGTCTACCTCTCATCTCTCCAAAACTCACTTGCACAAATATTAGAATGGAAAATATCATTGGTGAAGATATTTATAAAATTGCAGAATATAAAAAAAATTCTAATGCAAAAATCCATCTTTATGGCAAAAATGAAGTAAAAAAAGGCAGAAAACTCGGCCATGTTAATATTACTTCAAACTAAAAAAGAATAGATTTAAGCTCCCTAACATCCTAATGTCACCCCGCACTTGTTGCGGGGTTAATAGTTGAAAGCGTTTCTAAACCATGGTTTTGAGCGTGTTTTACAATTAACCCCGTTACAAGCACGGGGTGACAATACCAAGTTAGTAAAACTAAAAAATTGCACTATAAAATTCCTTGCCAAGAATTATCATTAACACCATATAGGCAGTTCCTAAAAGCCCAAAAATATATCCAATAATTATAGAGGCTCCCTCCCTTTCAACAATTCCAATAGATATTAAAATAATTGAAATCGCTGGAATTGTATTCGCAAAAGGTGCTGGAATTGGCAATGCCATAACTAAAACTACAAAAATCAGATATAAATAGTGAAATTTATTGAATGAAATTGTGCTTAAAATCAAATATCTTGGACGCAAAAAATTAGAAAATTTATGATGATATTTTATTGCTAAGTTTGTAATTTTTAGCAGAGAATTTTTATCAATTTTGTAAAATCTAACTTTTTTTGGAAGCCAAACAATCCTTTTTCCAATAATTAACTGCACCAGTAATAAAATCAAAATCAAACTAATTATTTGCGATAACCCCGGAAAAGCTGTAACAGGAAGCAACATTGGTAAAACAAAAAACGCCACTAATAGCTGAATAGCATTTCTACCTAAAATTTCATTAATCTCTAAAATGGAAATTTTTTCTTGATTAATCCCTTGTAAAATATAGAGTTTTTCTATTAGAGATTTACCTTCTGTTTGCTGCATTATGAAAAATAATTTTGATATTTCCTTACTTGAAATTTTAGCCTGCCCTTTAACTAAAGAAAAACTAGAATTTTCCGCTGAAAATAACGAGTTAATCTCAAAAAAAGCAGGTTTAGCCTTCCCAATAATTAACGATATACCAATTCTAATTATAGAAAAAGCAAGAAAATTATAGATTTTTCTTCAAAAATCCTTATAGTTTAATAACATAATTGAATATTTACAAAATATATGAATAAAATTTTTATTACTTTCATCATCTCTGTTTTCGCAATTTTAACCTCTTCTTGCGGTGAAGAGCCAGTTGTTGTTGAGCCGATGAAAAAAACGGATAGAGAGCTTTCTTGCAGTGATATTATGCTTGAAATTAACGATGCTGAATTTTACAAAAAGCAAGCTGAAGAAAAGAAATCACTGGGTGTAAAATCAATAGTTATGCCTCTTGGTTATATTGATACTTACATGAACGCCGATGAAGCTATTATTGCAGCCGATTCTCGCAGAGAGTATCTTTCAAGAGTTGCAGAAATAAAGGGCTGTGGCAATCCAAGCAACTATAATACGCAAAGAAATTCCAACAATTTACAAACTTTATCACAACCTGTTATTCAACAAAATCAAATGCCTTCCAATCAATCTCAAAACATAAATATGGAAGGCCTTTATCAGAATAACTCAAACTTCTAGTTATGACTGGGGATCCTAAAACTATTAGAATTCTTACACAAGTAGAAGAAAACGAAAGATATCTATCTGTTACGCCTACGAATTTTAATTTGTTAAAAGTTAAAAACCCCTTAGTTGCAGCTACAGAATTAGTTTCTTTACTAGAAGGTTTTAGAAATACCAAATATAAAGATGGTCCATTTTTTGCTATAGGATATGGTTTTAATTTGGGAGCACCAGATGCAAAAAAAATATACGATAAAATTCAAAAAAATTTTCCGAACGAACCAAGTTTTGAAAAAATTTCAAATGTTGATGACAAATCTATAATTAGTGAAAATTTTGCAAAGGCTCTCCTAAAGGAAACTATTGAAGTAAAGAAAAAACAATTAGATAATCTTATTAGCTTTTACGACCCCGACAAAAGAAGTAAAAAGCAAATATCATTTGCTAAAAGCTCTATTCCTGATGAAGTATATATTGGTTTAATAGCTGAGTTCTATCATAATAGCTCAAGAATTACAATTAGGAATGGAGAAAACCTAACATTTAGTGATGAGTTTCTAGATTTTATCAAGAATATTAACGATCCAAAGCAAAGGCAGAATTTTGCAGAGGGATACGCTAAGCATCTATCCGATAGAGAAGATGGATATAAACTTACTAATAGAGCACTTTCAATTGGAATGTTTTATTCAGGTAATGATAAATATAAATTTAGCGATGAAACTACAATAGCTTTTATTGAAAGAGCATTAATAGATGATCAAAATAAAAATAATCACATAATTATTACACATGCTTCAAAATCAATAGCAGATCGTTACAATCAAATTTTTATTGAATGGGGTTTTAGAAGCAATTACAATTTTAAGACTATGACTATAGAAAAGGGTGATGGCAAATACAAATTTTCATCAGTTAATTTTAAAGAAATATTGGAATCATTAGATAATACAAGTTCGAATTTGCCAAATTCGTATTGCTATGGAAAGCTTATGCAAAAAGAAAATGAGAGACTAATCTAAAAAAGTTTTTGCAAAAGTTATTGTAAAAACTCTATTAACGCCTGCTTTTTTTAGAATTTTTGAAGCCTCATTAAGCGTTGCACCAGTTGTTATTACATCATCAACTAGCAATATATTTTTGCCCTTTATTTTAGGAATATTTTTGTTTTTGATAGCAAAAACATTCTTCATATTTTTAAGTCTTTCTTGCCTAGAAAGTGAGGCTTGCGGAGCAACATTTTTTTCACGATACAAAATTTGATTATCACATTTTAATTGAAATATTTTAGAAATCTCTAACGCAAGAATAGCAGATTGATTATATTTTCGAGATAAAAGTTTTTTTCTAGAAATTGGAATTGAGGTTACAAAATCAATCTGATTATTTTTTACAAAAGCAGAAATTTTACCAGCCATTAATTGCGAAATTTTCTTGCTTGCAAAAGTTTTATCTGAATATTTGAAGCGAGAAATTATTTTTTTTGTAAAGTTATTATAGCTATAAACAAATCTGCCATAGTCAAATTCTGGCGGTTTTTCAATACATTCAGCACATAAGGCGTTTTCACCAAAATCAAATTGAAGTGGGTTTCCGCATTTACTACATTCAAAATTGCTTGAATTACAATATTCGCCAAAGCACTCAGAGCAAATAGAATTACATTCAGATAGAAATTTTTCTCCGCAAATACATCTTGGAGGTAAGATAAAATTAGTAAATTTTTGTAAAATTATATTCAACCTTTTCTTCTTAAATAAGCTGGAATATCAATAACATCTTCATCAATTTGACTTTTTTTAGATTGAACATTTGCCTCAGCCTTAGGCTCAATCTCCTCTGGCACTAAAGCGAATGGAGCTTGCCTATCATTTTGTTTCGGAGTTCTTGAAAATATTGAACTAAACAAACCTGAACTTGATTGCACAGGCTTTTGTTGGATATTACCCCTGTTTAGATTTTCCTGATTTCTTGTAAAAGATGAAGAATTGGAACTATTCTGAGGCTGAGAAAATTCAGGATTAATCGGTTCTTTTGAGATAAAAACATCATTATCTTCTCTAAAATCTTCAACTACTTCTTTTCTTTTAGGGCTTTCAAACGCACTATTAGAAACAATTTCAGGGCGAGTTTGCGATTTTGGTGCAAACGAAGAATTATTAAATTTTTGTTTTTGTGAATCACCATCAATGCCAGTTGCAACCACTGAAACTCTGATTTTACCTTCAAGATTATTATCAGAAGTAGAGCCAAAAATTATATTCGCATTTTCATCAACTTCTTCTCTAATGCGGTTTGCAGCTTCATCAACTTCAAATAAAGTTAGATCTGGCCCACCAGTAATATTGATTAAAACACCTCTTGCACCTTGCATTGAAACATTATCAAGCAACGGATTCGCAATCGCAGCTTCGGCCGCTTTTATCGCACGATTTTCGCCCTCGGCCTCGCCAGTTCCCATCATTGCTTTGCCCATTTCACTCATAACCGCACGCACATCTGAGAAATCAAGATTCACAAGCCCCGGCATAATCATCAAGTCTGTAATTCCTCTTACACCAGATTTCAGAACCGAATCAGCTAAGTTAAAAGCCTGTTTGAGCGTTGTATTTTTATCCGCAACCCTAAATAAATTTTGGTTTGGAATTACAATCATTGTATCAACATATTTTTGAAGCTCTTGCAGCCCAAGCTCTGCAACCCTCATTCTATGAGTGCCTTCAAAATGGAAAGGTTTTGTAACAACACCAACCGTTAAAATCCCCTGTTCTCTAGCAAGCCTTGCAATAACAGGTGCAGCACCAGTGCCAGTGCCACCGCCCATACCAGCGGTTACAAACACCATATTGCTACCTTGCATAAAATCTAAAATTTCTTCAATAGATTCTTCGGCTGCAGCCTTACCAACCTCAGGATATGAGCCAGCCCCAAGCCCTTGTGTAACATTTGTTCCAAGTTGAATTTTATCAACCGCTTTAGAGTTTTCAATTGCTTGTGCATCTGTGTTTGCAACAACAAACCTAACGCCTTCCACGCCTGAATCTATCATATTATTAACGGCATTTCCACCAGCACCACCAACACCGATAACCGTTATTGTTGGCTTAAGATTTATCTTTTCAGGAACTTGAAGATTGAGAACCATAAATGAGATTTTTTTAATTTTTTTAGGAAAAAGATTACTATTATTATTTATATTCTCGGTGTAATAAATTAGCAATATTAATTTGAAAAAATATTATGAATAAAGAAATACTCAAAAAATTTTCTGAATGGTTTAATGAAGCAGAACAAAATAACTTAATAAAAGACCATACAGAAATGTCGCTTGCAACCGCGGATAAACAAGGCAGGCCTTCAGTTAGAATAGTATTGCTAAAAAATTTTGATGAGAGAGGTTTTGTTTTTTATACAAATTATAATGGCAGAAAATCAAAACAAATTTCTGAAAATCCTTTTGCGTCTTTATGTTTTTATTGGCCAGCCCTAGATAAACAAATCCGAATTGAGGGAAGAGTTGAAAAAGTTTCCCCGCAAGAAAGTGATAAATATTTCTCATCTCGTGCAGAAGAAAGCCGAATTGGAGCCATTACCTCTAAGCAATCAGAGATTTTAGAAACACGAGAAAAATTTTTATCTGAACTTGATGAAAATAGGAAGAAATTTCTTGGTAAGGAAATCCCAAGACCGGAAAATTGGGGGGGCTGGAGGGTAATTCCAGATTATGTAGAATTCTGGCAGGCTGGTGAATTTAGAATCCATCATCGTGAAGTTTATCGTAAAATAAATAATGTTTGGAATTTGAATTTGCTTTATCCTTAGATATTTTGTCACCCCGCATTTATTGCGGGGCTAACCATAAAACAAGCTCAAAGTTTAGGCTCGCAGTCACATTCAGCCATTAACCCCGTGACAAGCACGGGGTGACACTTAGAGGTTAAGGCCATACCTAATAAAACTGCCAAAAATTAAATTTTATTTACTCTATTGTAATTATAAATTTTAATTCTATCTTAAATGTACAACCAAAAATTTAACTTATGAAAAAACTTTTAGTTCTAGCCCTAGTTTTAATTATCCCTACTTTTTCAAATGCAGAAGATAAAAAAGAAGAAAAACACGAATATAAAATCATCACCGCTGAGGAGTTAAAATCGGCATTAGAATCAGAGAATAAGCCACTCTTAATTGATTCAAGAAGTGCAAAATATCTCGGTGATGGCACAATTATCAAAGGTGCGGTTGTAAAAACCACTGATGAATTAACTAAAGAATTCCTTCAAGAAAACACTAAAGAAGGTCAAAATATTGTGTTCTATTGCAGTAATGTAAACTGCCCAGCAAGTAAGCATTCCGCTCATAAAGCGATTGAACTTGGTTTCAAAAATATTCAAAAATACCCTGGTGGTATTGATGAGTGGAAAGAGAAAAAATTTCCAACTGACAAAATTGAAATTGCAAAATCTAAGTAGTAATTTCTTAAATTCTAATTATATATGGGTGAGGTTTCTCACCCATTTTTATTTAAGATAGATGAAAAAAGATTTTATCATAGCAGTTCCGAAGGGCAGAATTTTAGAGGAATTTGATCCAATTCTTAAAAAATCTGGAATAATTCCGGAAAAAGATTTCTATTCTGAAAATTCTCGCAAGCTAGTTTTTAGCACTTCAAAACCTGAAATTAAACTTATTAAAGTTAGAAGTTTTGATGTTGCAACTTTTGTTTCTTTTGGTGTTGCACAGATTGGTATTTGTGGAAGTGATGTTTTATTAGAATTTGATTATGACAATATTTACAATCTATTTGATT from Rickettsiales bacterium carries:
- the ftsZ gene encoding cell division protein FtsZ, with the protein product MVLNLQVPEKINLKPTITVIGVGGAGGNAVNNMIDSGVEGVRFVVANTDAQAIENSKAVDKIQLGTNVTQGLGAGSYPEVGKAAAEESIEEILDFMQGSNMVFVTAGMGGGTGTGAAPVIARLAREQGILTVGVVTKPFHFEGTHRMRVAELGLQELQKYVDTMIVIPNQNLFRVADKNTTLKQAFNLADSVLKSGVRGITDLMIMPGLVNLDFSDVRAVMSEMGKAMMGTGEAEGENRAIKAAEAAIANPLLDNVSMQGARGVLINITGGPDLTLFEVDEAANRIREEVDENANIIFGSTSDNNLEGKIRVSVVATGIDGDSQKQKFNNSSFAPKSQTRPEIVSNSAFESPKRKEVVEDFREDNDVFISKEPINPEFSQPQNSSNSSSFTRNQENLNRGNIQQKPVQSSSGLFSSIFSRTPKQNDRQAPFALVPEEIEPKAEANVQSKKSQIDEDVIDIPAYLRRKG
- a CDS encoding Trm112 family protein; translation: MKNNFDISLLEILACPLTKEKLEFSAENNELISKKAGLAFPIINDIPILIIEKARKL
- a CDS encoding ComF family protein, with amino-acid sequence MNIILQKFTNFILPPRCICGEKFLSECNSICSECFGEYCNSSNFECSKCGNPLQFDFGENALCAECIEKPPEFDYGRFVYSYNNFTKKIISRFKYSDKTFASKKISQLMAGKISAFVKNNQIDFVTSIPISRKKLLSRKYNQSAILALEISKIFQLKCDNQILYREKNVAPQASLSRQERLKNMKNVFAIKNKNIPKIKGKNILLVDDVITTGATLNEASKILKKAGVNRVFTITFAKTFLD
- a CDS encoding 5-(carboxyamino)imidazole ribonucleotide synthase, which encodes MLNNYSKKIAILGGGQLGMMLAKDAKKLGFQTICLTPKTKEKQPAEFICDKIIFANYDDNEALKKLAEEADFITYEFENIPYKSIEFLEKIKPTNPPAQAIFTAQNRLRERSFFRDNKLPTHRFRHCKNPQDISNAFDELKIEKAILKTSDYGYDGKGQARVSKNDDFTKIWQELNFNSIILEEFVDFDFEISVILARKNNNEIAIFPIGRNTHRDGILRVSELPINLSEKTKNQAEQTAIKIAELLNYVGVLAVEFFVLKNGDISINEIAPRVHNSGHWTQDGCNISQFEQHIRAISSLPLISPKLTCTNIRMENIIGEDIYKIAEYKKNSNAKIHLYGKNEVKKGRKLGHVNITSN
- a CDS encoding rhodanese-like domain-containing protein; this translates as MKKLLVLALVLIIPTFSNAEDKKEEKHEYKIITAEELKSALESENKPLLIDSRSAKYLGDGTIIKGAVVKTTDELTKEFLQENTKEGQNIVFYCSNVNCPASKHSAHKAIELGFKNIQKYPGGIDEWKEKKFPTDKIEIAKSK
- the pdxH gene encoding pyridoxamine 5'-phosphate oxidase, which encodes MNKEILKKFSEWFNEAEQNNLIKDHTEMSLATADKQGRPSVRIVLLKNFDERGFVFYTNYNGRKSKQISENPFASLCFYWPALDKQIRIEGRVEKVSPQESDKYFSSRAEESRIGAITSKQSEILETREKFLSELDENRKKFLGKEIPRPENWGGWRVIPDYVEFWQAGEFRIHHREVYRKINNVWNLNLLYP
- a CDS encoding exopolysaccharide biosynthesis protein; the protein is MQQTEGKSLIEKLYILQGINQEKISILEINEILGRNAIQLLVAFFVLPMLLPVTAFPGLSQIISLILILLLVQLIIGKRIVWLPKKVRFYKIDKNSLLKITNLAIKYHHKFSNFLRPRYLILSTISFNKFHYLYLIFVVLVMALPIPAPFANTIPAISIILISIGIVEREGASIIIGYIFGLLGTAYMVLMIILGKEFYSAIF